From Gammaproteobacteria bacterium, a single genomic window includes:
- a CDS encoding undecaprenyl-diphosphate phosphatase, producing MEFINILVLAIVQGITEFLPISSSAHLILVPVLLGWQDQGLAFDVAVHVGTLSAVVLYMRREVWLMTRDWLGSTGFTGNRQSTVHSQLAWGVIIATVPVAVAGFLVNGVVENHLRSPLVIAATTIVFGVALAWADRRGKGQRDETQLGLKDYLLIGIAQAVALIPGTSRSGITITAGLLLGLDRQAAARFSFLLSIPTITAAGGLKLLDLVKQTGPVDWMAIISGILLSGISAYLCIHWFLKFLNRIGMTPFVVYRLILGAVLFWIFWPAKS from the coding sequence TTGGAATTTATCAATATACTGGTTCTGGCCATCGTCCAGGGTATTACCGAATTTCTGCCCATATCAAGCTCGGCACACCTGATTCTCGTACCTGTCTTGCTCGGCTGGCAGGATCAGGGCCTGGCATTTGATGTCGCCGTTCATGTTGGCACGCTTTCAGCGGTTGTACTTTATATGCGCCGCGAAGTGTGGCTCATGACCCGTGACTGGCTTGGCTCTACCGGCTTCACCGGTAATCGCCAATCCACTGTCCACAGCCAGCTGGCATGGGGCGTGATAATTGCCACCGTTCCTGTCGCGGTTGCCGGATTCTTGGTTAACGGGGTTGTCGAAAACCATTTGCGCTCACCACTGGTTATCGCAGCGACAACTATTGTGTTTGGCGTTGCCCTGGCCTGGGCGGATCGACGCGGAAAAGGTCAAAGAGACGAGACACAGCTTGGATTGAAGGACTATCTATTGATTGGCATAGCCCAGGCTGTCGCCCTGATTCCAGGCACATCGCGTTCAGGCATTACCATTACCGCCGGCTTGTTACTGGGACTGGATCGACAAGCTGCTGCCCGATTTTCGTTTCTGCTATCGATACCCACTATCACTGCGGCCGGCGGCCTGAAACTGCTTGACCTGGTCAAACAAACCGGTCCGGTTGACTGGATGGCAATTATTTCCGGTATCTTGCTATCCGGCATAAGCGCCTATCTATGCATTCACTGGTTCCTGAAATTTCTGAATCGAATTGGCATGACACCATTTGTAGTCTATCGATTGATACTGGGTGCTGTACTGTTCTGGATTTTCTGGCCAGCCAAAAGCTGA
- a CDS encoding DUF3108 domain-containing protein has product MTSFGVYQYQASGLLVAALLLFSTSMQADEPQPFSVTYKVYRSGFEVGTTRYKLMRDAEFYIYDAKARPAGIAVVLGLDKAMEITRLQQQNGQLRPMQYEYSIEGEDQSRRQISFDWEQMVATVIKPDKTRTIRLTPDTLTPLAMQLVVMQDMQVGQLKPSYTVIGNKRLEHYRVRKLGTEPVVTGIGRLQTVLIEGSHTRKGVTRTMRLWCAPDLAYLPVKVEQDRDESSFTLELVAVEGLGK; this is encoded by the coding sequence GTGACCAGCTTTGGCGTATATCAGTACCAAGCAAGCGGCCTGTTGGTCGCGGCCCTGTTATTGTTTTCAACGTCGATGCAGGCCGATGAGCCGCAGCCGTTTTCAGTAACCTACAAAGTGTATCGCAGTGGTTTTGAAGTCGGCACAACGCGCTACAAGCTGATGCGTGATGCTGAATTCTATATCTACGATGCCAAGGCAAGGCCGGCAGGTATAGCCGTCGTACTTGGTCTTGACAAGGCCATGGAGATCACCCGGCTGCAACAACAAAACGGCCAGTTAAGGCCGATGCAATATGAATACAGCATTGAAGGTGAGGACCAGTCGCGACGGCAAATCAGTTTTGACTGGGAACAGATGGTGGCGACGGTGATCAAGCCGGACAAGACGCGAACCATCCGGTTAACGCCAGACACCCTGACGCCTTTGGCCATGCAGCTCGTGGTAATGCAGGATATGCAGGTCGGGCAACTCAAGCCGTCCTACACAGTTATCGGCAACAAGCGGCTGGAACACTACCGGGTCAGAAAACTGGGCACCGAACCGGTGGTTACCGGCATCGGGCGCCTGCAAACCGTGTTGATCGAAGGGTCGCATACACGCAAGGGTGTGACCCGAACCATGCGCCTGTGGTGTGCGCCGGACCTCGCCTATCTACCGGTGAAAGTAGAGCAGGACAGGGACGAATCCAGTTTCACCCTGGAACTGGTGGCCGTCGAGGGCCTGGGCAAATAG